Proteins encoded within one genomic window of Esox lucius isolate fEsoLuc1 chromosome 12, fEsoLuc1.pri, whole genome shotgun sequence:
- the LOC105022299 gene encoding inactive dipeptidyl peptidase 10 isoform X1: MIATTQQNVTTDLDMQSSAGPPRNWKGIAIAMIVIVGVLSLVILSIIMLTPDESHLLLRSRLTMEELESERYTIHDPCVTWLNENEVAFRSTEGHILSYSLHSNLTATLLDNSSLDLTTTKFHVSADKRFVLLAYNIRPVFSQSFTASYAIYKVANGDLLELNPPVGENTVIQYAAWGPHGNQLAYVFEGDIYYQPDMNSKPLRLTSSGREGLVVNGLTDWVYEEEVLLSYPAHWWSTDGARLAYLNINNSATPQMEIPYFLGGAYPSNFFFPYPKAGSNIPIVSLFVVNLYGPAHTLEMIPPDSLRARDSYISMVTWISSTRLAVRWLNRAQNQSELCVCEATTGACSEKHTMVMDLMQNQRQEVPLFSSDGSWFYLTLPAKQGARGEFRHIASLPAQPPIPSVPPRFLTSGNWDVTELCALDEDNRKIYFLSTEESRQSRHLYSADLEGIFQRECLTCNLLEGCSFFKAEFSPNQTYFILYCLGPGVPKVTVHSTKDPSGYIVLEDNTLLSEILEEKRLPETVFKTLAADNHDLHLKLSLPQGYETHLLPLLILVDGVPGSQSVTEEFALGWPEVLASTHDVALAWVDGRSGVGRGQKTSSVDPRKLSTLRVKDQLGVVEWLMQLPYIDDRRIALYGKAFGGYLSLKMLAATDQLFKCSVTVAPVTDFKLYSAAFSERYLGLPAKEEHTYLTASVLEDVHKLKNENFLLLHGTADARVHFQHSAELLSRLVKVEANYSLQLYPDEGHILRERRSIQHSQRTLVHYLQTCLRHNPLLAFIEEPSEDEEDD; the protein is encoded by the exons GACATGCAGAGTTCGGCCGGTCCACCTCGGAACTGGAAGGGCATTGCAATCGCCATGATCGTGATTGTGGGCGTTCTATCACTGGTCATCCTCTCGATCATCATGCTCACACCTG ATGAGTCTCACCTGTTACTGCGATCCCGTCTTACCATGGAGGAACTTGAGAGCGAGCGGTATACAATTCATGACCCATGTGTGACCTGGCTGAATG AAAATGAGGTTGCGTTCCGGTCTACAGAGGGTCACATACTGTCCTACAGCCTCCACTCCAACCTTACAGCTACCCTGTTGGACAACAGCTCTTTG GATTTGACCACCACAAAGTTCCACGTGTCCGCGGACAAGAGGTTTGTGCTGTTGGCCTACAACATTCGGCCG GTTTTCTctcagtccttcacagcatcCTATGCTATCTACAAAGTGGCTAATGG GGATCTGCTGGAACTTAACCCCCCAGTGGGGGAGAATACTGTGATACAGTATGCAGCCTGGGGACCACATGGAAACCAGTTG GCCTATGTGTTTGAAGGGGATATCTACTACCAGCCAGACATGAACAGCAAGCCACTTCGCCTTACATCATCAGGCAGAGAAGGGCTGGTGGTGaatggactgactgactgggtgtaTGAAG AGGAAGTGCTTTTGAGTTATCCTGCCCACTGGTGGTCAACGGATGGTGCTCGCTTGGCATACCTCAATATCAACAACTCTGCTACACCCCAAATGGAAATACCTTACTTCCTGGGTGGTGCCTATCCGTCCAATTTCTTTTTTCCTTACCCCaag GCTGGCTCCAACATTCCCATTGTAAGTCTGTTTGTGGTGAATCTCTATGGTCCAGCTCACACTCTAGAGATGATCCCTCCAGACTCTCTCAGGGCCAG AGACAGCTACATCTCCATGGTGACATGGATCAGCAGTACTCGGCTGGCTGTACGTTGGTTGAACCGGGCCCAGAACCaatcagagctgtgtgtgtgtgaagccaCTACTGGGGCATGCTCAGAG AAACACACAATGGTCATGGACTTAATGCAAAACCAACGACAG GAGGTGCCATTATTTTCATCTGATGGTTCCTGGTTTTACTTGACGTTGCCAGCCAAGCAGGGTGCCCGAGGAGAGTTCCGGCACATTGCCAGTCTGCCTGCTCAG CCTCCCATCCCTTCAGTCCCTCCCCGCTTTCTGACGTCTGGGAATTGGGATGTCACAGAGCTGTGTGCCCTGGATGAGGAcaacagaaaaat ATACTTCCTCAGCACAGAAGAATCCAGACAGAGCAGACACCTTTACAG TGCGGACCTCGAAGGGATCTTCCAGCGCGAGTGTCTAACCTGCAACCTTCTAGAAGGCTGTAGCTTTTTTAAAGCAGAGTTCAGCCCGAATcagacatattttattctttattgCCTAG GTCCTGGAGTCCCCAAGGTGACAGTTCACAGCACCAAGGATCCTTCTG GATACATAGTACTGGAGGACAACACACTGCTCTCTGAGATCCTAGAAGAGAAGAGACTCCCAGAGACTGTCTTCAAGACCCTTGCAGCAGATAACCATG aTCTGCACCTGAAGCTGTCTCTGCCCCAGGGGTATGAGACCCACCTTCTTCCGCTTCTCATCCTTGT GGATGGAGTtccaggcagtcagtcagtgacagagGAGTTTGCTCTGGGATGGCCCGAGGTGCTTGCCAGCACACATGATGTGGCCTTGGCCTGGGTGGATGGAAGAAGTGGGGTGGGCCGTGGGCAAAAGACCAGCAGTGTGGATCCCCGCAAGCTAAGCACCCTAAGAGTGAAAGATCAACTAGGAGTTGTAGA GTGGTTAATGCAACTGCCTTACATTGATGACCGACGGATTGCCCTGTATGGGAAG GCGTTTGGTGGTTATTTATCCCTCAAGATGTTAGCTGCAACTGACCAGCTGTTCAAATGCTCAGTCACCGTGGCTCCTGTAACAGACTTCAAACTCTACA GTGCTGCCTTCTCAGAGAGATATCTGGGTCTCCCAGCGAAGGAGGAGCATACCTACCTG ACAGCATCTGTATTGGAAGATGTTCACAAGCTTAAAAATGAGAATTTCCTCTTACTGCACGGGACTGCGGACG CACGCGTCCACTTCCAGCACAGCGCGGAGCTCCTGAGCCGCTTAGTGAAGGTGGAGGCCAACTACTCCCTGCAGCTGTACCCAGATGAGGGCCACATTCTGAGGGAGCGGCGCAGCATCCAGCACTCCCAACGGACCCTGGTGCACTACCTACAGACTTGTCTGAGACACAACCCCCTCTTGGCCTTCATAGAAGAGCcaagtgaggatgaggaggacgaCTGA
- the LOC105022299 gene encoding inactive dipeptidyl peptidase 10 isoform X2 → MDLLELNPPVGENTVIQYAAWGPHGNQLAYVFEGDIYYQPDMNSKPLRLTSSGREGLVVNGLTDWVYEEEVLLSYPAHWWSTDGARLAYLNINNSATPQMEIPYFLGGAYPSNFFFPYPKAGSNIPIVSLFVVNLYGPAHTLEMIPPDSLRARDSYISMVTWISSTRLAVRWLNRAQNQSELCVCEATTGACSEKHTMVMDLMQNQRQEVPLFSSDGSWFYLTLPAKQGARGEFRHIASLPAQPPIPSVPPRFLTSGNWDVTELCALDEDNRKIYFLSTEESRQSRHLYSADLEGIFQRECLTCNLLEGCSFFKAEFSPNQTYFILYCLGPGVPKVTVHSTKDPSGYIVLEDNTLLSEILEEKRLPETVFKTLAADNHDLHLKLSLPQGYETHLLPLLILVDGVPGSQSVTEEFALGWPEVLASTHDVALAWVDGRSGVGRGQKTSSVDPRKLSTLRVKDQLGVVEWLMQLPYIDDRRIALYGKAFGGYLSLKMLAATDQLFKCSVTVAPVTDFKLYSAAFSERYLGLPAKEEHTYLTASVLEDVHKLKNENFLLLHGTADARVHFQHSAELLSRLVKVEANYSLQLYPDEGHILRERRSIQHSQRTLVHYLQTCLRHNPLLAFIEEPSEDEEDD, encoded by the exons at GGATCTGCTGGAACTTAACCCCCCAGTGGGGGAGAATACTGTGATACAGTATGCAGCCTGGGGACCACATGGAAACCAGTTG GCCTATGTGTTTGAAGGGGATATCTACTACCAGCCAGACATGAACAGCAAGCCACTTCGCCTTACATCATCAGGCAGAGAAGGGCTGGTGGTGaatggactgactgactgggtgtaTGAAG AGGAAGTGCTTTTGAGTTATCCTGCCCACTGGTGGTCAACGGATGGTGCTCGCTTGGCATACCTCAATATCAACAACTCTGCTACACCCCAAATGGAAATACCTTACTTCCTGGGTGGTGCCTATCCGTCCAATTTCTTTTTTCCTTACCCCaag GCTGGCTCCAACATTCCCATTGTAAGTCTGTTTGTGGTGAATCTCTATGGTCCAGCTCACACTCTAGAGATGATCCCTCCAGACTCTCTCAGGGCCAG AGACAGCTACATCTCCATGGTGACATGGATCAGCAGTACTCGGCTGGCTGTACGTTGGTTGAACCGGGCCCAGAACCaatcagagctgtgtgtgtgtgaagccaCTACTGGGGCATGCTCAGAG AAACACACAATGGTCATGGACTTAATGCAAAACCAACGACAG GAGGTGCCATTATTTTCATCTGATGGTTCCTGGTTTTACTTGACGTTGCCAGCCAAGCAGGGTGCCCGAGGAGAGTTCCGGCACATTGCCAGTCTGCCTGCTCAG CCTCCCATCCCTTCAGTCCCTCCCCGCTTTCTGACGTCTGGGAATTGGGATGTCACAGAGCTGTGTGCCCTGGATGAGGAcaacagaaaaat ATACTTCCTCAGCACAGAAGAATCCAGACAGAGCAGACACCTTTACAG TGCGGACCTCGAAGGGATCTTCCAGCGCGAGTGTCTAACCTGCAACCTTCTAGAAGGCTGTAGCTTTTTTAAAGCAGAGTTCAGCCCGAATcagacatattttattctttattgCCTAG GTCCTGGAGTCCCCAAGGTGACAGTTCACAGCACCAAGGATCCTTCTG GATACATAGTACTGGAGGACAACACACTGCTCTCTGAGATCCTAGAAGAGAAGAGACTCCCAGAGACTGTCTTCAAGACCCTTGCAGCAGATAACCATG aTCTGCACCTGAAGCTGTCTCTGCCCCAGGGGTATGAGACCCACCTTCTTCCGCTTCTCATCCTTGT GGATGGAGTtccaggcagtcagtcagtgacagagGAGTTTGCTCTGGGATGGCCCGAGGTGCTTGCCAGCACACATGATGTGGCCTTGGCCTGGGTGGATGGAAGAAGTGGGGTGGGCCGTGGGCAAAAGACCAGCAGTGTGGATCCCCGCAAGCTAAGCACCCTAAGAGTGAAAGATCAACTAGGAGTTGTAGA GTGGTTAATGCAACTGCCTTACATTGATGACCGACGGATTGCCCTGTATGGGAAG GCGTTTGGTGGTTATTTATCCCTCAAGATGTTAGCTGCAACTGACCAGCTGTTCAAATGCTCAGTCACCGTGGCTCCTGTAACAGACTTCAAACTCTACA GTGCTGCCTTCTCAGAGAGATATCTGGGTCTCCCAGCGAAGGAGGAGCATACCTACCTG ACAGCATCTGTATTGGAAGATGTTCACAAGCTTAAAAATGAGAATTTCCTCTTACTGCACGGGACTGCGGACG CACGCGTCCACTTCCAGCACAGCGCGGAGCTCCTGAGCCGCTTAGTGAAGGTGGAGGCCAACTACTCCCTGCAGCTGTACCCAGATGAGGGCCACATTCTGAGGGAGCGGCGCAGCATCCAGCACTCCCAACGGACCCTGGTGCACTACCTACAGACTTGTCTGAGACACAACCCCCTCTTGGCCTTCATAGAAGAGCcaagtgaggatgaggaggacgaCTGA